Proteins encoded in a region of the Brevundimonas vesicularis genome:
- the murJ gene encoding murein biosynthesis integral membrane protein MurJ, with the protein MSLARNTLVQSTLTLGSRILGFVRDMALAARFGQGPMMDAFTTALMLPNMFRRLFAEGAFAQAFVPVYGGVRAREGEEAAAVTASEALSFMLAVVAGFCILLQVVMPWIMPWLLSAYQGQPEVLRAAVIATQLAMPYLACMTVASLLSGVLNTGGRFALSAAVPVFLNLCTLAALMPPLILPIPQETVLLMVTTAVTVSGLIQAALLWWGVRRLGVRLKIGLPRITPNVRHTLALAVPGALAGGALQINSLVSQFLTGSDEGARSVLYNADRLYQLPLGLVGVAIGLALVPRLTKAFVDGDHEGGQKTLDDGINLAMAFTLPAAVALFVIPFFIIDATVTRGAFTSADAARTADVLRQFAWGVPAFVLAKVLTPPFFARQDTRRPMIFAVASVVITVILGSALFFWFRRQGWDGVLGLAIATSTSAWVNVALLGGVLIRENSWRPSPAFLSRIARVIAASAMMAALLFAADVFYPQLARLFLAKEIAVLVVCGAGAGLYGFCLLAFRAVTILELKATLKREPGGGAASGLD; encoded by the coding sequence ATGAGCCTCGCCCGAAACACCTTGGTGCAGTCGACCCTGACGCTGGGCAGTCGAATTCTCGGCTTCGTGCGCGACATGGCGCTGGCGGCGCGCTTCGGCCAGGGACCGATGATGGACGCCTTCACCACGGCGTTGATGCTGCCCAACATGTTCCGCCGCCTGTTCGCCGAGGGCGCCTTCGCCCAGGCCTTCGTGCCGGTCTATGGCGGGGTTCGGGCGCGCGAGGGCGAGGAAGCGGCCGCCGTCACGGCGTCCGAGGCGCTCAGCTTCATGCTGGCCGTGGTCGCCGGCTTCTGCATCCTGCTGCAGGTCGTGATGCCGTGGATCATGCCGTGGCTGCTGTCGGCCTATCAGGGCCAGCCTGAGGTGTTGCGCGCCGCCGTGATCGCGACCCAACTGGCCATGCCCTATCTGGCCTGTATGACCGTGGCCTCGCTGCTGTCGGGCGTGTTGAACACCGGCGGTCGGTTCGCCCTGTCGGCGGCCGTGCCGGTATTTCTGAACCTGTGCACCCTGGCCGCCCTGATGCCGCCGCTGATCCTGCCGATCCCGCAGGAGACGGTGCTGCTTATGGTGACGACGGCGGTGACGGTGTCGGGCCTGATCCAGGCCGCTCTGCTGTGGTGGGGCGTGCGGCGTCTGGGCGTGCGGCTCAAGATCGGCCTGCCGCGCATCACGCCGAATGTGCGTCACACCCTGGCGCTCGCCGTGCCCGGCGCCCTGGCGGGCGGGGCGCTGCAGATCAACTCTCTGGTGTCGCAGTTCCTGACCGGGTCGGACGAGGGCGCGCGTTCGGTGCTGTATAACGCCGACCGGCTGTATCAACTGCCGCTGGGCCTGGTGGGCGTCGCTATCGGCCTGGCCCTGGTGCCGCGCCTGACCAAGGCGTTTGTCGATGGGGATCACGAGGGCGGGCAGAAGACGCTGGACGACGGCATCAATCTGGCGATGGCCTTCACCCTGCCGGCGGCGGTTGCCCTGTTCGTCATTCCCTTCTTCATCATCGACGCGACCGTAACGCGCGGCGCCTTCACCTCGGCCGACGCCGCCCGCACAGCCGACGTTTTGCGTCAGTTCGCCTGGGGCGTGCCGGCCTTCGTCCTGGCCAAGGTTCTGACCCCGCCCTTCTTCGCGCGCCAAGACACGCGCCGTCCGATGATCTTCGCCGTGGCCAGCGTGGTCATCACCGTCATCCTGGGCTCGGCCCTGTTCTTCTGGTTCCGCCGTCAAGGTTGGGACGGGGTGCTGGGCCTGGCCATCGCCACCAGCACCTCGGCCTGGGTGAATGTCGCCCTTTTGGGCGGGGTCCTGATCCGCGAGAACAGCTGGCGGCCGTCGCCGGCCTTTTTGTCGCGCATCGCCCGCGTGATCGCCGCCAGCGCCATGATGGCCGCCCTGCTGTTCGCCGCCGACGTCTTCTATCCGCAGCTGGCTCGCCTGTTCCTGGCCAAGGAAATCGCCGTCCTGGTGGTCTGCGGCGCCGGAGCAGGGCTTTACGGCTTCTGCCTGCTGGCGTTCCGGGCCGTCACGATCTTGGAACTGAAGGCCACGCTGAAGCGCGAGCCCGGCGGCGGCGCGGCCTCCGGTCTGGACTGA